The sequence tcaaataatagccctgaagtcacaatgaaaaactccgatacgtctgcacttcaataaatgaatcgtAACCACACCGTCGCTTGTATGCAACCACTAccatggccgtgccgccgtgcctcctcgtactgaataatgacgtcttttttctaccagccaatcatcgggcgttttcgattctcacttgtatttgaaaattctcgtgaactttgatgcattaaatatcgcaaaccacgtcataaaataataaaaaaaaactttcaccgtggtatgcaaacatatatttttatataattttggggctcttgattatacctgaaatatatgcaagttccctattcatCCAACCGGCATCTAAGGTGGGCAACTTTTTAGCGGCGATATCATATAATATAATGGCTAGAATATAGTgctaataatatatattttttatgtgtttaaTTTAGAATTTTCTTCCATTTACCGCCATTCAATTTAATTGAGGAGTATGGATGCTATCCCAAGGTTTTTTGCTACCGCGCAGCCATCTTGAACGCTTCGATTCTCTTCCCTGTGAGGCATGGATCGGCGACGGCGGAGTGACCGCGTAAACGAGCGTTAACTAcagggccggactgggacctctaaaAGGGCGCTGCCTTCAACTTAAGAAAGGGCGCAGTCCGAGGGTAGGGCTGTgggatattgctttgaaatttaaaaagtaaattttgaaaaaatagggtatttttttgcaatggtttcaaaaaagttatttaactattacaacgCGTATGCGATAGAAGATACGCTAATTTAACAAGCGAATACTCAAAATGatcatgtgtaattggcttctacttaacatggatatattctaaatattttatattttaatattttcaaagatatttattattaatattacaaattacgctacagccactatttacaatgtttgaataatggaaaagataaaacttgtaagtaagattaaggctataaatgggttttatttatgtatacatttatgcaaatcgtacatgaaacaagagacgtattcaactgttttatgaaataaaactaatacaaaatgaaacatatctttgtataaatacataacagcctctgaaaactgaagttatcactaATTATTGTGAAAGGTACTTTTTTGGAGCCCACTTtaattatcagaaggaaagtaggcgcttcatttccttgcttcggaaacagagttcatctataattttttcattgcttatctttgtgactaattctcgttccgactgcatcaagaggagagcttccaaattctcattgctcatggatgaacgaattctcgattttatgagcttgagctttgaaaatgcacgttcgcagctcacttgggtcatcggtattgttaaaaggaacttgtaagccttatggagttgcggatacattaatgagtacatattgtactgataaagtatcttgtatgcacatttaatacaggagtggcatttgttgttgcttttagaccaaattatttcttcatcttcatcttctgatttagaacttaaattcacgtcaatgtcactggagtccttctgaaagtgatcttgtaaattcatattaaagattggccattgctcaataaatgattccagttcttcctggagcttgcctttgtcaatgttggggatcacagagcatattttttccaatgcatgttctggtattccatttgttcttaactcagagaATCTTACAGGATCAAAGCATGAAAGATCTTGATAAACCCGATTTTGATCAGAGAACCTTGCTTCCATACTGGCGTTAATTTGGTCAACAACCACATaaaacacattaactttaaaactctcttcactgctgaatggagtttctacgacctcatcacttgtttcatctggcatttttttccgttttttttgtcTTCTGGCCGGCAATTCACTCTCTatgctgatgttgttggaatattgatccaaaattggattttcttcgattttattaatcAGACTTTTTGACATGAACTTGACAAAGTTTTTTGCCGCATGGACAATGCCTGAAAACTCTTCTCTTATTCTCTTAAGACTGtcttgagctgatgaaatcaaattccaagcctgtgcataatctaaattttttgtttgaagatagtccgacaaaggcgttgttgatttgaaaataatcaagaacatcatagcagttaggattgtttcaaacgacaaaaacttttgaagaagactgtttgcttcatttcttgttttggaactgaattcttgggtatttgccacgatagaaagagaaatgatcaaCTCTATGTACACCGTTTTAGGttgttttccttcatcttccgccaatttcatccagttatggaaatagccaaagatcttggaagtggcgtcactctttgatctccatctagttgcaccaatagcacccaacctataacttggatgttgctccaaataaatatctagTCTCTTGTGAGATTCCCTTACAAACACTTGAGTTTGCTGCAGTAAACCAAAAAACGAAATCGAAGCCGTCACAACTTGTGATGTGTCTACCATAACCAAGTTTAGGGAATGGGAATAACACCACGTATGAATGTGGTTTGGGATCTGCTCTTTCAGCCTGGCTGAAACGCCCTTATATTGACCACTCATGTTTGCAGCTCCATCAAATGAGTTGGCAATGCAGTTGTTGATATCAAGTCCTGCTTCCCTTATTACTTCGGTAAATGTCTTGAATAAACTTTCTCCTGTTGACGACGACTGCACGTTCTGTAAGCCAAAAATTCTTTCTTCTACTTCCGTTCCCAACACGTATCGTAAAACAATGACACATTGGTCAAAACCAGAGACATCTGTAGTTGAGTCCATTAAAACAGAGTACGACATAGCTTGCTTTACTTCATGAGCGATAATTGATTtgatcaaacattttataatgctcattattttattaacggtGGTTTTACTCAGAAATGTCACCTGGCTTCCCCTTCCTCTGGCTTTAGAAATATCATCGTCTGCTGATTTTAACGCAGCTTTACTCGCTTGAATGGTTTTTTGCACATGATTTTCTAAGTTTCTGTCATAATTGCAGAGGAGAAGGATTATATCTAAAAAATTTCCATGGTTCAATGAATGGTTATCAAGGGAATGGGCACTTTCTTCTGATGCCCTATAAGCAAGGCCTTGTTTTCCAATAAGTTTTATAACATCTATAATAGCAGACACCACTTGCCTTCGAtcaaatacttctttttgtctttttgcaagctgtttttcaaaaatttgcttgTCGATGGTCGATCCCCTGTCATGCGCCACCTTAGCCTTAACTGATTCTTTGTGCGATACTGAAGCCTCATGTTCAAGTACAGTTTGTGTCAAATGTCTGTAACGGTCAAACCCCTGGCAGAAAACTGATGAACAATCTGTAAAAACTAAGCATATACTGCAAAACAACTTTTTTGAACTAGTGTTGTAAGTAAGCCAGCTGCGTTTAAATTTTTCGCCATCAATATCTACCGTGAAAATGCTTTCACTAAAAGGCAATCGTTTGGCGTTTCTGTCACACTGAACAGGATGAAACTGGAAAAACGAAGCAATGTCCAAGTCTGTCCGATTTGGCTTTTTATAGTACTtgtcattttcgttgtccaacatTAACTCTTCATTTGTTTGACTCTGTACTGCCAGTGAAACTTCATTGTCTGTTTTGTCTGTCGCTGCTGCCGGTTCACTTGGCTGTACTACTTTCACTTCGGAAACTAACAAATCCACTTGAATATCACTCCCCGGGTCATCCTCCGCCACGGAATATTCTGaacatgtgattttttttaagttttcgataGTTCTCCCAGATTCTCCATCAGCATTGGAAGAATAACTTGGCTGTAAACCATGACCATAAAAAGTGGTtatctttggcaaattttgagcaacTTTTTCCCTCTGCCtatcgtatttttcttttctgtattcatttcctgattttctttttttctttggcctTTCTCCTTCCATTGTGCCCTAAAAAAGAAATGTATGTACGCGAAAATTTCCTCAATAATCGCTTTAAAGAAATATGTCTAGTTTTGTGGATCAGTCCACCATTAATTATTGACGGTGACATGAATGTGGGAGTGAAGGTCTAAGGCCAAATATCGGCAATACATAATTATTGAAGTTTCTTGTGTAGTCAGAAGTAAtcttacaacaaattaatggatattatcaaaataaagtaaatcaaaatatagagatgggtcgaaaagcagatttctcaaactcgaatatcgaattcgaatattaaatcattgctcgaatacctcgaatttcgaatatctcgaatactaAACGAAGAATGCGAGAATTTTTGACtcagttgcctatgcagcaggaaaccctagattttggggagtaattttaatttccttttaaggattcgaacaggaattaagctgattaatagaatattttaattttatggaaacaattgggcatacagttcattcaactaacatctctttcaaatattctaaggggacacaccacctcgcgaaaaaagatTTCATGCCGTCTAGGCATTTACACTgcaacgatggatttctgtcgGATGTaaacattcttatctaccaaacgccatttcagcggtacGCCCatttgatactcggcttcatccaactccttattttcaacaggtaggtCGCTTTACTCcctctcctgctgtcaagtgctagcggacaatctgaggtgttttgcaaaatacacgcgtttttccaccggattttcttaaattattttcagtccatctttggaagttctaaggagataaaaagatgaattcgaattgcaatcagggagaaaccaaatatcctgagaaaatatccctttgtatgtgactgtaacaatagaatttatagcacaactcataaattttaacttgaaatatgttttcggaataaaataccgcatcaacttccgagaagctctgctgctcatatcgactctcgccagaatgctaagtctccgtagtattttgacatttatttcctcgcgtaaaatgcttaacccctcaacgccgccatgcgtacccagtacgcaccctttaaatttcgtatgccgccgtcatgggacccagtacgcttcctgacctactgtaggtatgtaatattttttctccgccagatattttatttttaattaaaactaattactctatcttttgaagaaatgtttttcctcttcaataatatacatagcgactttatgccttcaggatttttttaaatgtttggatgaaatttcgttttaaactaGCGCGTTGACGAATTCgatccaaaaactcaacgccttccttcaactgtactatcttgaaaactgccgcctattctgcttgcgaggcgtcaagaagggtcagctaatTTAGATTGatatacggtatcttctaagctcactgccttctctccgtcttctcatTGTGTGTCGTctcctcgagccccaagtgtgtttggtccgcatCGTTAGTGCTAaacgtcctaagcgaaggggccatgtgcttcgctcggaatttatttttttttctggacagtaatcaacaaagataagattccttctaaacagtcagcatattccaggaccccttcgagatattttctcgtctcttgatggagcttcgaaaCCACACGTGACACgtgcttcagtccactagagtcattcatgctgtgtggttttctttcaggcagtgtgttgaaattctcatagAGTGTACTTCCTGTGGGTGGTATTgttatttataattggggatccttcgaaatgggaatagtattgaaaggcaaaaaagagactcggaagtctgtttgtgcgttagcttaaaataaattcattggtggggtgaatttcaaggacctgttattgcattcttacctaatggaaagaaaaggcCATTaaaagtggtgtatgaagttatttaggaaattattgaatgccgcagtcctaaattcatacgttgttcacaggaaaaacacgtataaaaaattggcacttatcatttcgcgtgcaattggtcgaggtaatatttttgaaatatccaacttcaTAAGGACTGTTTGGATAGGCCCGTCAttcttacacaatttagtaccaagactcacagaaatgcATTTCTTAAGGAAAATTCCTACAGCTGGGAATAAATCAAAGtcccaaaggaggtgtgcagtttgtgcctaatatgggaaatgaagagacagcgtgtactggtgtgaaaaaatGCAGTGGgcttatgtttggattgcttcaaatcatgtcgcagaaagcagattttctaagatgatatcatttgaatattcacatattgacgtttgaaacattagcacgtgattacctatatgaaatgatacggtaataagaGAATAAAGTCAGATAAATGGgcgaagtgataaattttcaagtaggcgaaacgggtaaacCTATCACAAGTATCCaaactgttatgaaattttcaaccccaaataactaaaataaatcatgtaattgtgttttgaaaatgaatggaatgttAGAAGTCTCAcggcttattcgaaaccaaatttaaatctttcaaaacagaatatttaTCCAATAGTTCAAAGAAGGAGATacatagaataataaatatttattcaagtcgctcgaaaaattgatatatatatatatagtagcgcattatacgACGCAAGAtcacaaacattttcaacgatactggtcgtatatcataaaagatataaattattgaatgataataTGCGAAAAAGGCggtcatttaaatatcatccggTGGCTggaatgggatttaattaaatttctagtatttgagatattcgagtattcgcggatactattcgcacatctctatcaAAATATCTTATTTGACTCACCAACTTGGCTGCGGCGGCACGTCCGCACTTCAGCCTTCGGCGCTCGGCGTGGACTATTCACAATGGAGAACTGATCGTGGCAGTGGTCGGAGTAGTACTGGTCCTCTGTCGCCCGGGAGGCCGAGCTAgggtgttgcctattttttttttttctcggattttttattcctacctcttaaaatatgctctggggtgcagaatggatatcctaaaaatatcagctcaattgtttaacatttagaggtcgctcaaagagcataaatgcaataacattaaattttcccgatttttttaaataacatcattttcaggggtaacgcacgattttgcagatcTTTAGAAAACACTCTTAGTGCTAACTTAGTATCTTTTGAAGCGGATATCCTGGTCgcctctttattttcaaagagcactttatccacatcattttgaataacttccagagcacttaccgcggcaatatcaaacaaccgatccaatttttcattcaattccatgtcattcgttagctgttgcataggtcgccgccaaaaataattattgaattattacagctcactgcacagtgcctctattttacatattccacgtatttcttgaataatttgaattctcgacataatactCCTGAATGGAACCACGAACCTCATCGTCATCGTATTTTGCACACACTCCCTGTTTCAGGGTTAGAAGTTAgaagtggtggtgatagaacacctgcagcacttcGCAAATCAAAGGCAacttatttttcgcgaaacaagcGGCTATAGCTGCTTAGACACCGATTAGgaacatttcaatatatttgcgCGCGATAAACGACACTGTTTTTATCAACAGCGTCTCGACTCCGAAAATTAACTCAACGCCATTCAAAATCCAAGTGCGATTAGGCTAAAGGGGGCgtgaaacacgcaaactcgggtaagaaaacatacacatagttgtctctaaacatcattctccatggttccatctattctgcctACTCTCAACGAAAGTCTCATGAATTTATtacaatgtaaaacaatacaggcaactcctcccttcttccaccgactctcgttagggaaggcgcgaggggggagTATGTGAGGCAGTGAGGGAGGGGAGGCAGTGAGGacttatcagttgaccgtgatgcggcctgcgagcgaccagctcgccgtcaggggtgtgacgcgctgctgtagctcgcggaaaagtattgtatccctggaaaactgttgagcggacgttaaaatggagcgaattttgttcCTAAATatctgcaaaatcgtgcgttacccctgaaaatgatgttacttcaaaaaatcgggaaaatttaacgttattgcatttatgctctttgagcgacctctaaatgttaaacaatggagctgaaatttttaggatatccattctgcaccccagagcatattttaagaggtagaaattaaaaatcagagaaaatataaaaaaataggcaacacccTACCGAGCAATCCCTAATAGCCGCTGGAAAAACTCGAAGAACAATCGCCTCTCGTTTGGCGCCATGTCGTCTGCATCATAGATCTGCATTCAGCGCCGCCACAGCTGTCAACGTTGTCTCGTAACGCGCAAACCTTAGCAATGGCGCAGCGTGTCATTGCAATCATAGCATGTCGCTGTCGTCTTAGTTACTGTATTATGAGTATAAGTTGTTTTTGTATACAAGTGTTGGGTTTTTAATTGACTGGAGCACCTTTTAGAAAAGATGTACTTGCGCCTTGCGGGCGCAGGAACGCATTTTTCTAAGGGCGCACCCTTAGACCACGTTGGTCAAAGGGCGCACCGGCCCACGGGCCGATGGGCCGGCGGGCCAGTCCGGGCCTGGTTAACTACGTGCGCGAGTGAATGTCACGTACTCAGGGCGTGTGGGGGAGTCCATTTGCCTTGGCCATCGTCTTCCGCGAGAATTCTATGGTAGCCAAAGACATCATGCGGATTTGAACACGTGACCCTTCGTGCCCAATGGTCTACTTACTATGCATATTTCTCCCAGTAAAATACATGTTATGTATAGGTAATGAATTCGATTATTTTGTCCAAGATATTTATAAGTAACGTATTAAAACTTAAAGGCAAACAAGTGTTACTATagcttatataaatatatatattttatcgtAAAGTCATCTTCAATGGCTGGTACACATAAAATAATCGATTTCTCGGCTTTATTCAATGGTAAGTTCAACTGTAACAGGCGAGGCATGGTGGAAAAGATGATGCATTGAAGTAAATACAAATTTCTTTTACTATCCAATTTTCAATGGCGACAATTTTTTCGTTACAAGGCGTTTCGACGCATGGCATCATTATCAGGtcaattaaatagaaattatttacaGCTTACAAATTATCGCCATTTGGATGTGGATGGCACGAAGAAGTTTTACTTTCGTCAATGAATGCGATGGTTCGTCGAAGAGTGAATGTGGCGCATAGGCGAGGGAAATGAGGAGTGGAGGGGGTGAGTCAGCTCGAGTGCAGACATCTTGCGATGAAAGGCCAGTCCAGTTGACGGAAGGACTCTTAGTTCAAATCTCGGTTCACACCCTTGGAAGCTCCCCATCGAAATGGTGCTGGAAAATGGATGCCCACCCTGAACGTAACAACTTTGCTCGCCTTTGCCTTAGTTGTGGGTGAGCCCTTCCTTCCACCATATACCCGAACCAACCTAAGTGAAAGTCATACGTATCGCTCAGGTGAAAGCATGAATAAAGAAACTTGGTATGCCTCACCAACGTTTGTGGAATTTAGCTCCTCGTCTTAACCATTAATGCCAAAATCGTAGATTGAGTTGCTGCTGTGTGTAAATAAATAGTGTATGGCCCAATTTTTGCGGTAAAATAAATACTGGCCAGTCTTATAACAATTTGCCGCTAGGAGTGaccctgaaaaatatttgtgcaCTCACAGGTAACACAGGAAACAATGATTATATTTACATCTACTTAAAAATACACGTTTTATAATTTATGTGCGCTTAAATATTTGTTTGCAGCTCTGaatatggaaatttttaattccaaagatTATTGATGTGTAAATTAATTCTTAATGTATTTAACTGTAGTTAGTCGCCGCCACCTGTCTATACCAACCTCCAGGTTTGATGACTTCAGTGAGTGAGTGTATTCCATACTCGATACTTTATTACCCTTGCACATGAAAATAAGAGGTCTATGCAGTTGACATCGAATCACATAAACAACACAGTCGCCTCGGCCTCCTAATTCTCCATCGCGTCACCAGCGAGCGCCTCGGCGGTCGAGCGGAGACGGTTGCAATTACTTCCCCCGCCCACTAGGCCGCCTCGCTGGTGGCAGTGTTCACAAGCGGCCGTCGGGAGAATGGCGGGGATTCCCGCGCCTTTTGGAGCCGACCGTGAGTGTCTTTCGACTGTTTAGTTCGCCTCCGTCCGCGCACCTCGCCATTTCAACACATCGGCCGGGAGCGGAGCGGCgaaaaattcgtttttccaccgacgCGGTCTGTGAGACTATATTTCGAGGAACATTGGCAGCAGCGAGGACTAACAATGGAAATGCCGGCTCCGTGAGCATTACGAGCTATCAACAGTGAAGATTTTCCGTCGTCAGCACACCTGCGCCAAATTTCCTTCGCGTGTCCGTGTGACGCGGGAGGCTGGGAGACGGGACAGCCGACTTATGAGCCTCGCTCCATTCGAGCAGTGTTGTTGTCCTCTTATTCTCCTTACCTTCCTGCCGCAGCCGGTGAATCGGAGGCGCGGGTACGCTCTTAGTCGTGGTCCAGCAGGTGCGCTTCCTGAAGACGGCGTCCGTGGCTCCCGGTGGCGTAGTCGGGTGAGCCCCATGGCGGCCCTCGCGGAGGCCGCGCCGCGCCGAAACCCGCTCACCGTCGTCGTGCCCATCTCGGCCATCTACCTCGCCATCTTCGTCACGGGCGTGCTCGGCAACGTGATCACGTGCCTCGTGATACGGAGGAACAAGTCCATGCACACGGCCACCAACTACTACCTCTTCAGCCTCTCCATCTCCGACCTGCTTCTCCTCGTCACGGGCCTGCCCCCGGAGATGTACTACATCTGGTCGAGGAACCGCTACGCGCTGGGCGAGGCGTTCTGCATCATCCGGGGCCTGGCCGCCGAAACTTCGGCCAACGCCACCGTGCTCACCATCACGGCGTTCACGGTGGAGCGCTACATGGCCATTTGCCACCCACTGTACGCGCAAACGCTCTCCAAGCTGTCCCGCGCCGCGCGCCTCGTGATGCTCATCTGGCTGCTCGCGCTCGTGTTCGCCGTTCCCACGGCCGCGCAGGTCGGCGTGCTCGTCGAACGGGACTCTTCCACGTGCACCATCAAGCACTCTTTGTACGCGCACTACTTCTGCCTGCTCTCCGTCGTCTTCTTCCTCATCCCCATGTGCGTGATCGCGGTGCTGTACGCACTCATCGGCTTGAAGCTGCGCCGCGCGGGCGGCATGGAGCTGGTGGCCGCCGGTCAGCCTTCGGTGCAGCGAGGACGCCGCGGACGGGCCTCCAGCCAGAGGTCCACCAAGAGAGTCGTGAAGATGCTGGGTGAGCCGCGAATATATGTTTAATATAGTCGCAAATATAGTTTTATCTTTGGGGGCAAGACAATGTAGTATTCGGTGAAGTGCTTAAAAAAAGGACACGCCATGACATTGTGTCCGTTAAATCGGCGGAAAACTAGAGCGGGGGTCAAAAATCCGGACCGTCTACATTCTGTACTTTCAGCCGGAAAAAATACGTTAAATTATGCACCTATGTAGTTATgttaaatgataataaaacgctactaatattaaaattgcaaaaaaataaatgaaaataaaaaatcgccacgtgagaaataaacaaaaatgtatgGTTTTATTCACGTACTCTAATTTTTGGCAAGATTACTAATACCAGTTACTGTTTTTACGGACTTAAGAATTTACGTTTTTAATGCAACAAAACTTTAACGGCAATTTTTGGTTCTGTTCGAACACCTGGAGTATCCGTTCTGGGTCTGGTAACAATTGATCCGGATAGTCGATGCTTTGTGGTTAAAATTGAGGAGGTAAGGGTGGGCTGGTAGATGGATGGGAAGCATCACTGCATACCGCATGCATAACCTCGCTTATGATTCATCAGAATAATTCAGATAATGGTGATTAATTTATGCTTAAATTTATACTGGATTTTCCTCGATTGGGGGCCCCCTCCTTATATTTACTCCAGGCTCAGTCTGAGGCTGGAAGATTATATTGCCAATTGACGGTGACTACTACTTGGGGAATAAGGAAATAGTTATTATTTGACAACGTAGTAACATCGTCAGAAACACCTGGCGATGCTACTGCGCAATCAGCCCGGGTCATAAGCATTGAATTTTGCCACCCAAATggcattttttccttaaaatgtttattaCCCCTGTGTAATTATTTGGTTCTCTGTCAGAATCGTGAATAAGACCTGCGTTCGTGCTGTTTTCTGGCAAGCACATACCGAGTTGACACCGAAGCGGCACACTGTTGATGATAGAAATTGAATATTCGGAGTCGTACCGAACCAgtgttaatgaaattttaatggctCATATGTATTCTTTACTCATGATCAACATACGCCGTATGACCTTCAAGTGGATGCATTTTGAGGCGCAAGATACCTTTCCAGGAGTTGTTAAATAACCCTTTTTCATTCAAGTAATTCGGACGTCATTTGTGCCCACATGGGCCACCACCCACAGTCTAGGGCAGCCCAGCATGACCTTCACCACTGCTTTTACCGCCGCCGCCGCGGATACCACTGGTTATTGCCAGCATGTGACCCGTTGGTCCTCTCCATCTTTCCTTTCCCTCTGCACCAACTGGAAGAAAATCCTACGAACGCTCCGACTCCCCACCAATACGATCCCTGCGCTGATCCAATCTCACCTGGATATTGGGAGAGACACTAACACCTACTTAAGTGATAACGAatcaaaatagaaattaattaaaattcatagaaataaaCTGCAAGGAAAGAAGGAATACAAGCTTATAAAAGTATTTACACGTTTAAATGCTCACAAAGTCTCCTCCATACCGAAAATGCTATAAGTCCTTGACGTACGGTGTAAAAGCGGAACGCCCTGCAAATTCCGTgcctttaaattaataaaaagggaTATTAGTTGGCTTATTTTTAGACATGCTGAATTTCGCAAAGCGCCAAGCTAGCTATTGAACCACTCCTGGTGCCACCCAATATTTTATTCACCCGATGCTCCGACCCCAAGATCAGTTTAGAGCTCGTCCCGGACTAAGTCATGCGAATTCCACACAATCAGGATAGGGCGGCCTTTTTTCCTCAACATCACGATACTCTCTGCTTTAAGGGTGTCAACAAGCTTCACCCTGATTTGAACCCAGCTCGCTTTCAATGTTGATGAAGGTACTATTGGACTGCATCGCATGCAAAAATGAGTGCTCAAGGTTGCTGAACGGTAAAAAGAGCTATAAAACTTCAGTTTTAcaaggaaa comes from Ischnura elegans chromosome X, ioIscEleg1.1, whole genome shotgun sequence and encodes:
- the LOC124171596 gene encoding pyrokinin-1 receptor-like → MSLAPFEQCCCPLILLTFLPQPVNRRRGYALSRGPAGALPEDGVRGSRWRSRVSPMAALAEAAPRRNPLTVVVPISAIYLAIFVTGVLGNVITCLVIRRNKSMHTATNYYLFSLSISDLLLLVTGLPPEMYYIWSRNRYALGEAFCIIRGLAAETSANATVLTITAFTVERYMAICHPLYAQTLSKLSRAARLVMLIWLLALVFAVPTAAQVGVLVERDSSTCTIKHSLYAHYFCLLSVVFFLIPMCVIAVLYALIGLKLRRAGGMELVAAGQPSVQRGRRGRASSQRSTKRVVKMLVAVVIAFFLCWAPFHTQRLVAIYGANSDNTPKYSHMLKLYEIITYISGILYYLSTTINPILYNIMSHRFREAFKETVWAWCSRCRKENRRPYNNLPQRLQRPYKAGETESPPGNSGSSSRGCADARREHVASGPFTVDAPPR